In one Roseburia intestinalis L1-82 genomic region, the following are encoded:
- a CDS encoding ABC transporter permease gives MFGVMLQKLWHKKWMAFSLLVGITLLVATAVSFPMYRSAAYNRMLQDEFNAFFSENGEWPGKNCMVIISKKDNGGKSISKMEEFTAGIFEELGVKEKESIRYYSLASADADSLMNRDDVSKLEIRLGCLSGLEEHAEIIAGTMYSESGLTEDGDIEVLISEAAMVNLNLLVGETIEYQSLRDPEGKVIRLKIAGVYKEMDSNDPYWQVSPENMGNECLMKEELFREYFTGENASGYTITCSYYSLFDYTQIDASEVEHLVKETKYLLDESAFRGTMKEPAYLSILETFQAKQKRISATLFILQIPVLVLLGAFLLMISGQMYEMERNEISVLKSRGASGGQIMRLYLYQSIALTGAGCLFGLPLGRAFCQMLGAADDFLRFKASRKLEIHYNAEVWFYALVSFVTCILIITIPAVKHSRVTIVNLKQQRAIKKQSWWETCFLDLIFLAISFYGYYNYKNHTAELTERVLRGEPLDPLLYISSSLFILGAGLFVLRIVPLLVKGIFMIGKKRWKPASYVSFMEIMKNGRKQQFIMLFLILTLSMGMFHATVARTISQNARENRNYLDGADLVLEEVWDTNASFASVTGEQTELQYYEPDYGRYASMTEAESYTKVIYDEKAFVKTEDNIWQSIALMGIHTKEFGENTELSDTLLAEPYHQLLNKLAVEPEGILVSDSFRTELGMKEGDTLYFKNGDEKEAKGKIVGFVSYWPGFQTKTIELNEAGELREKDNYLIVADYAALRQYFGVTPYQVWITVKEGESTDFFYQWMEENEVSVKSYTDRDRDLANVSIDPLLQGTNGVLTMSFIVTMILCAAGYLIYWIMSIRSRELMFGILRACGMHKEEIFHMLIVEQIFSGAVSVFAGFGIGKIASVMFTSIFQAAYAGADQVLPVKMVTNSGDLAQLYGVTATVMIICLGVLTILVLKMNIAKALKLGEE, from the coding sequence ATGTTTGGAGTAATGCTGCAAAAATTATGGCATAAGAAATGGATGGCATTTAGTCTGCTGGTTGGAATTACACTTCTGGTCGCAACCGCAGTCAGTTTTCCGATGTACCGAAGCGCGGCATATAATCGAATGCTTCAGGATGAGTTTAATGCTTTTTTTTCTGAAAATGGGGAATGGCCAGGAAAAAATTGTATGGTGATCATTTCAAAGAAGGACAATGGCGGAAAATCAATTTCTAAGATGGAAGAATTTACAGCAGGAATTTTTGAAGAACTTGGTGTAAAGGAAAAAGAATCTATCCGCTATTATAGTCTGGCAAGTGCCGATGCCGATTCGCTGATGAATCGGGATGATGTATCGAAGCTGGAAATAAGACTTGGTTGTTTATCTGGATTAGAAGAGCATGCAGAAATTATAGCTGGAACAATGTATTCAGAAAGTGGTCTCACAGAAGATGGAGACATAGAAGTTTTGATCAGTGAGGCGGCTATGGTGAATCTGAATCTTCTGGTAGGAGAGACAATTGAATATCAATCATTACGAGATCCAGAGGGTAAGGTGATAAGGCTGAAAATTGCAGGAGTATATAAGGAGATGGATAGTAATGATCCGTATTGGCAAGTTTCACCGGAGAACATGGGAAATGAATGTCTTATGAAAGAAGAACTGTTCCGGGAATACTTTACCGGTGAGAATGCTTCCGGATATACGATTACCTGTAGTTATTATTCCTTATTCGACTATACCCAGATAGATGCCTCCGAAGTAGAGCATTTGGTAAAAGAAACAAAATATCTGCTTGATGAGAGTGCGTTTCGAGGCACTATGAAGGAGCCGGCGTATTTATCTATTCTTGAAACTTTTCAGGCAAAGCAAAAAAGAATCAGTGCAACATTGTTCATTTTACAGATACCTGTGCTGGTTCTTCTTGGAGCCTTTTTACTTATGATTTCAGGACAAATGTACGAAATGGAACGAAATGAGATTTCTGTATTAAAAAGTCGTGGCGCCTCTGGTGGTCAGATTATGCGCCTGTACCTGTACCAAAGCATTGCACTTACAGGGGCAGGCTGTTTATTTGGACTGCCACTTGGCAGGGCATTCTGTCAGATGCTTGGGGCGGCCGATGACTTCCTTCGATTCAAAGCGTCAAGAAAACTGGAAATACATTACAATGCTGAGGTATGGTTTTATGCACTGGTTTCTTTTGTAACTTGTATTTTGATTATTACTATCCCTGCAGTGAAACATAGCAGAGTGACGATTGTAAATCTAAAACAGCAAAGAGCAATCAAGAAGCAATCCTGGTGGGAAACATGTTTTCTGGATCTCATTTTTCTGGCAATTTCTTTTTATGGATATTATAACTATAAAAATCATACGGCAGAACTTACCGAACGTGTTTTAAGGGGAGAACCATTGGACCCGCTGTTATATATCAGCTCTTCATTGTTTATTCTTGGAGCAGGGCTCTTTGTACTTCGTATAGTACCGCTACTGGTAAAGGGAATTTTTATGATTGGGAAGAAAAGGTGGAAACCTGCCAGTTATGTTTCTTTTATGGAAATCATGAAGAATGGAAGAAAGCAGCAGTTTATTATGTTGTTTCTGATATTGACTTTGTCAATGGGGATGTTTCATGCAACAGTCGCACGTACCATTTCACAGAATGCAAGAGAGAACCGGAATTATCTGGATGGTGCAGATTTAGTGTTGGAAGAGGTCTGGGATACAAATGCATCTTTTGCATCTGTGACGGGGGAACAGACAGAGCTTCAGTATTATGAGCCGGACTACGGAAGATATGCGTCTATGACAGAAGCAGAGTCTTATACGAAAGTTATATATGATGAAAAGGCTTTTGTAAAAACAGAAGATAACATCTGGCAGAGTATAGCATTAATGGGAATTCATACAAAAGAGTTCGGAGAAAATACAGAGCTCTCGGATACACTGCTGGCAGAGCCATATCACCAGCTTTTAAATAAACTTGCAGTTGAACCGGAAGGAATTTTGGTATCGGATAGTTTTCGGACAGAGCTTGGAATGAAAGAGGGAGATACACTGTACTTTAAAAATGGTGACGAAAAGGAAGCCAAGGGGAAAATTGTAGGCTTTGTTTCGTACTGGCCGGGTTTTCAGACAAAGACAATCGAATTGAATGAAGCAGGGGAGCTAAGGGAAAAAGATAATTACCTGATAGTAGCCGATTACGCTGCTTTGCGGCAGTATTTCGGAGTAACACCATACCAGGTATGGATTACAGTGAAAGAGGGAGAAAGCACAGATTTCTTTTATCAGTGGATGGAAGAAAATGAGGTGTCCGTAAAATCATATACGGATAGGGACAGAGATCTTGCCAATGTATCTATCGATCCACTTTTACAGGGAACGAACGGAGTACTTACCATGAGTTTTATTGTAACAATGATATTGTGTGCAGCAGGATATCTTATTTACTGGATTATGTCGATTCGATCGAGGGAGTTGATGTTCGGCATACTGAGAGCATGTGGAATGCATAAAGAAGAAATTTTCCATATGCTGATTGTTGAGCAGATTTTTTCGGGAGCAGTTTCCGTATTTGCCGGGTTTGGAATCGGAAAAATTGCATCTGTAATGTTTACGTCCATATTTCAGGCTGCCTATGCGGGAGCAGATCAAGTGCTTCCGGTAAAAATGGTGACGAATTCAGGTGATCTGGCACAGCTATATGGAGTGACAGCAACGGTAATGATTATATGCTTAGGTGTACTTACAATTCTGGTATTAAAAATGAATATTGCAAAGGCACTGAAATTAGGAGAGGAATAA
- a CDS encoding efflux RND transporter periplasmic adaptor subunit: protein MNKKRTGIISVLISGILLVMTGCGSRQQVEASDSIELLEPVSAAANTEAAAYRNIYEYKVLAGTVYPYIREYSFTQDVVLTKYEKAPGDRISKGDLLISADISSIEQQIKETEEKIEQINDDYNTAVEEMEKNIQEEKNQKENEEEETEQDKLNERGWELEKNHRYELYTLDISYYTDRLEALKKKKTAYCLTSGMNGVIVSAGSYMPGTYIAADTPLIAVADESQKILKCEYVSKSDVAKCEDLYAVIDGKRYEVTYQPYDQSVYEKITTEGNVAYSSFVIEDPNNEVEQGDFAVLAEIYSRVEQVLSIPKSAVHKDAKGAYVYCVVNGESKYTQVKTGKDDGTYIEIIDGLKEGDLVLLSENNLPGDNTAEVKRGDFSSEFEGSAFIAYPISDSVINPVSYGTMYFTEYQVELFQTVKAGDVIAKVHVENDEAELLEKQLQLQRQTERMADAVEAGESENLLAGRQKTIDKLKNTIMEMQQDADTVTITAQTDGIIFWLADLKAEDEIEQGAAIAMIAESSNCFLTVQNENQQLNYGNTVQVEYNDLNQVKCQTEGKVVTSGAAGLTAGLKSEAAYIKLPQEVLDVIVENTLQGNTDYYRNSQFEVRTEIRKMSNVLLIPKQAVKEKNGNTYVYIKNSDGTVTAQSFIAGGSNQTEYWVLEGLEEGMTICLE, encoded by the coding sequence ATGAATAAGAAGAGAACAGGCATAATTTCGGTATTAATATCAGGAATATTGCTCGTTATGACAGGGTGTGGAAGTAGGCAGCAGGTGGAAGCGTCTGACTCGATTGAATTGCTGGAACCGGTAAGCGCGGCTGCGAATACAGAAGCCGCCGCGTATCGTAATATTTATGAGTATAAAGTATTGGCAGGAACGGTTTATCCATATATCAGAGAGTATTCTTTTACACAGGATGTGGTACTGACAAAATATGAAAAGGCACCCGGCGATAGGATTTCGAAGGGAGATCTGCTGATATCAGCAGATATTTCTTCGATAGAACAGCAGATAAAAGAAACAGAGGAGAAGATAGAACAGATAAATGATGACTATAATACGGCAGTAGAAGAAATGGAGAAAAACATTCAAGAAGAGAAAAATCAGAAGGAGAATGAGGAAGAAGAAACGGAACAGGATAAGTTAAATGAGCGGGGATGGGAGTTGGAGAAGAATCACAGATACGAGCTGTACACACTTGATATTTCTTACTATACAGACAGATTAGAAGCTCTCAAAAAGAAGAAAACAGCATATTGTCTGACTTCCGGAATGAATGGAGTGATAGTTTCAGCAGGAAGTTATATGCCGGGAACTTATATTGCAGCAGATACACCATTAATAGCGGTAGCAGATGAAAGCCAGAAAATTCTCAAATGTGAGTATGTCAGTAAATCGGATGTGGCAAAATGCGAAGATTTATATGCAGTCATTGATGGAAAACGTTATGAAGTGACGTATCAGCCATATGATCAGAGTGTGTATGAAAAAATAACGACAGAAGGAAATGTTGCTTATTCTTCCTTTGTGATAGAAGATCCCAATAATGAAGTCGAACAAGGAGATTTTGCAGTCTTAGCGGAAATATACAGCAGGGTAGAGCAGGTATTGTCAATTCCGAAGTCCGCGGTACATAAGGATGCAAAAGGAGCTTATGTGTATTGCGTCGTGAATGGGGAAAGCAAATATACGCAGGTGAAGACCGGTAAGGATGATGGTACTTATATAGAAATTATAGATGGATTGAAAGAGGGAGATTTAGTGCTTCTTTCAGAAAATAATCTGCCGGGAGATAATACGGCAGAAGTAAAACGTGGAGATTTTTCCAGTGAGTTTGAGGGAAGTGCATTCATTGCTTATCCGATATCCGATTCTGTAATAAATCCGGTGTCTTATGGAACAATGTATTTTACGGAGTACCAGGTAGAGCTATTTCAGACAGTAAAAGCAGGAGATGTGATTGCAAAAGTTCATGTTGAAAATGATGAGGCAGAACTGCTGGAAAAACAACTTCAACTTCAAAGACAGACAGAACGAATGGCGGATGCAGTGGAAGCGGGCGAAAGTGAAAATCTGCTTGCAGGCCGACAGAAAACAATCGATAAGTTAAAAAATACAATTATGGAAATGCAACAGGATGCAGACACAGTAACAATTACAGCCCAAACTGATGGAATTATTTTCTGGCTTGCGGATTTAAAAGCAGAGGATGAAATAGAACAGGGAGCAGCAATTGCAATGATTGCAGAGAGTAGCAACTGCTTTCTGACAGTACAGAATGAAAATCAGCAATTAAATTATGGAAATACAGTGCAAGTTGAGTATAACGACTTAAATCAGGTGAAATGTCAGACAGAAGGAAAAGTTGTAACTTCCGGAGCAGCAGGACTGACAGCCGGTTTAAAAAGCGAGGCAGCATATATTAAGCTTCCACAGGAAGTTCTGGATGTGATAGTGGAAAATACATTACAAGGAAATACAGACTATTATAGAAATTCACAGTTCGAAGTCAGAACAGAAATCAGAAAAATGTCAAATGTACTTTTAATCCCCAAACAGGCAGTAAAAGAGAAAAATGGAAACACATATGTCTATATCAAAAACAGTGATGGAACGGTAACAGCACAAAGCTTTATTGCGGGGGGAAGCAATCAGACGGAGTATTGGGTGCTGGAAGGATTGGAAGAGGGAATGACGATATGTTTGGAGTAA
- a CDS encoding efflux RND transporter periplasmic adaptor subunit produces the protein MLWGKRRLCLSGCILIFFGSAAGCGNVQKDTDHIVILEQEQEENEYQLVAVTEGDVQVVQKINCIYQQSDEEELSFEINGKKIEKVYVEEGDEVKKGEVLAEVSLGEIDLELSEIQYQFDRNTILLRQTQEDMKLAVDRIVTTGTSMIEEEKRAYAKNLATVQQTYEYQIEDYQDKVTVLSTKLSELQEQKKQQYLYAEMNGTVSYVKDNLEGTSSVAGEHIITVMDDSECTFCSEQTEYADFFTKDQTVEMKISGISGSYSVIPYQMDNWNEKMQFTFCDESDKQNFDVGTSGEISLILEEHKNVLTLPVDAVHNADGKNYVYVLGENNIWETKWITVGLEGKDNVEITDGLSEGDMVILK, from the coding sequence ATGCTTTGGGGGAAAAGAAGACTTTGTCTGTCAGGGTGTATATTAATTTTCTTTGGCAGTGCTGCCGGTTGCGGTAATGTACAGAAAGATACGGATCATATTGTAATTTTAGAACAGGAACAGGAAGAAAATGAATATCAACTGGTGGCAGTAACAGAAGGGGATGTACAGGTGGTACAGAAGATAAACTGCATTTATCAACAGTCTGATGAAGAAGAATTAAGCTTTGAGATTAATGGGAAAAAAATTGAGAAGGTATATGTAGAAGAAGGAGATGAAGTAAAAAAAGGAGAAGTTCTGGCAGAAGTGTCATTGGGAGAAATAGACCTTGAATTATCGGAAATACAGTATCAGTTTGATCGCAATACCATCCTGCTTCGCCAGACACAGGAGGACATGAAGCTGGCGGTTGACAGAATTGTAACGACAGGTACAAGCATGATTGAGGAAGAAAAACGTGCATATGCGAAAAATCTGGCAACTGTACAACAGACTTATGAATATCAGATAGAGGATTATCAGGATAAAGTTACCGTATTAAGTACAAAATTATCAGAATTGCAGGAACAAAAGAAACAACAGTATCTATATGCAGAAATGAACGGAACGGTTTCTTATGTAAAGGATAATTTAGAAGGTACTTCTTCTGTTGCAGGGGAACACATTATTACTGTTATGGATGACAGTGAGTGTACCTTTTGTTCAGAGCAGACAGAGTATGCAGATTTCTTTACAAAAGATCAGACGGTGGAAATGAAAATCAGTGGTATTTCTGGGAGTTATTCTGTTATTCCCTATCAAATGGATAATTGGAATGAAAAAATGCAATTTACGTTCTGTGATGAATCGGATAAACAGAATTTTGATGTAGGAACATCAGGAGAAATAAGCCTTATATTAGAAGAACATAAAAATGTACTGACATTGCCGGTTGATGCAGTTCATAATGCGGATGGGAAAAATTATGTCTATGTTTTGGGGGAAAACAATATTTGGGAAACAAAGTGGATTACAGTGGGACTTGAAGGTAAAGACAACGTTGAGATTACAGACGGATTATCAGAGGGGGATATGGTGATATTGAAATGA
- the uxuA gene encoding mannonate dehydratase, with amino-acid sequence MEMTLRWYGSDYDTVTLEQIRQIPGVTGVITTLYGTSPGDIWLPEEIHALKKEVEAKGLHISGIESVNVHDAIKTGAPERDIYIDNYIQTLENLGKEDIHLVCYNFMPVFDWTRTELARKRPDGSTVLAYNQAAVDDLNPEDMFASISGDSNGCVMPGWEPERMSKIKELFAMYQDIDEEALFANLKYFLERIMPVCNQYDIKMAIHPDDPAWSVFGLPRIITNKQNLFRMMKMVDDPHNGITFCSGSYGTNLENDLPDMIRSLQGRIHFAHVRNLKFNSPTDFEESAHLSSDGSFDMYEIMKALYDIGFDGPIRPDHGRMIWGEIAMPGYGLYDRALGATYLNGLWEAIEKGNKK; translated from the coding sequence ATGGAAATGACATTAAGATGGTACGGGTCAGACTATGATACCGTAACTCTGGAGCAAATACGACAAATTCCCGGTGTAACCGGCGTTATCACGACCCTCTATGGCACCTCCCCGGGAGATATCTGGCTTCCAGAAGAGATTCATGCGCTGAAGAAGGAAGTAGAGGCAAAAGGACTGCACATTTCCGGAATTGAAAGCGTTAATGTGCATGATGCAATTAAAACCGGTGCCCCGGAGCGTGATATTTATATCGACAATTATATACAGACACTGGAAAATCTAGGAAAAGAAGACATTCATCTTGTATGCTATAATTTCATGCCAGTCTTTGACTGGACAAGAACTGAATTGGCACGCAAACGCCCGGACGGGTCTACAGTCCTTGCCTATAATCAGGCTGCTGTTGATGACTTGAATCCGGAAGATATGTTCGCGTCTATTTCCGGCGATTCCAATGGATGCGTCATGCCTGGTTGGGAGCCGGAACGCATGAGCAAAATCAAAGAACTTTTTGCTATGTATCAAGACATCGACGAAGAAGCACTTTTCGCAAATCTGAAATATTTTCTGGAGAGAATTATGCCTGTCTGCAATCAATATGACATTAAAATGGCAATCCATCCGGATGATCCTGCTTGGAGTGTTTTTGGACTCCCACGAATAATCACAAATAAACAGAACCTTTTTCGTATGATGAAAATGGTGGATGATCCTCACAACGGCATTACATTTTGCTCCGGTTCCTATGGAACAAATCTGGAAAATGACCTGCCTGATATGATCCGTTCTCTACAAGGACGAATTCACTTTGCACATGTTCGCAATCTTAAATTCAATAGTCCAACTGATTTCGAAGAATCTGCCCATCTTTCTTCAGATGGTTCCTTTGATATGTATGAAATCATGAAAGCCCTTTATGACATCGGTTTCGATGGTCCTATCCGTCCTGATCACGGTAGAATGATATGGGGTGAAATAGCAATGCCAGGATATGGCCTTTATGACAGAGCCTTAGGGGCTACTTACCTGAATGGATTATGGGAAGCAATTGAGAAAGGAAATAAAAAATGA
- a CDS encoding mannitol dehydrogenase family protein: MLLSDISTKGYDSFENAGYRVPKYNRKKMVTKTMESPFWIHFGAGNIFRAFQANVIEQLLNKGVLDRGLIVAEGYDYEIIDKIYHPYDNHSILVTLKTDGTVEKSVIGSVAESLVLDSENLSAFSRLQEVFRSDSLQIASFTITEKGYQLCQPNGSYRKDVMADIISGPDHTISYMGKVVSLLHTRYLAGKKPIALVSMDNCSHNGSKLFDAVFTYASEWLKRGLVDSGFVTYIKNPDSVSFPWTMIDKITPRPDSSIEAMLQTDGITDSHAIITGKNTYIAPYVNAEECEYLVIEDHFPNKRPPLEQGGFLFTDRETVDKVEKMKVCTCLNPLHTALAIFGCLLDYHLISEELNNETLRKLIEGIGYREGLPVVVNPGIISPKDFLDTVLNVRLPNPFMPDTPQRIATDTSQKLAIRFGETIKAYEASKELHTYDLTLIPLVFAGWLRYLMGIDDNGNPFTLSPDPMLSLVQPYFSDIHLGDIIDVETLLAPLLSNATIWGVNLYHVGLADTVCTFFSEMIKSPGAVLNTLKKYI, translated from the coding sequence ATGCTTTTATCAGATATCAGTACAAAAGGATACGACTCCTTCGAAAATGCAGGCTATCGTGTTCCCAAATATAACAGAAAAAAAATGGTGACAAAAACCATGGAGTCCCCCTTCTGGATTCATTTTGGTGCCGGCAATATTTTTCGTGCTTTTCAGGCAAATGTTATCGAACAGCTTTTAAACAAGGGTGTATTAGATCGTGGATTAATTGTTGCTGAAGGATATGATTATGAAATCATCGATAAAATATATCACCCCTATGACAATCACAGTATTCTGGTAACATTGAAAACAGACGGAACAGTAGAAAAATCTGTAATTGGAAGCGTTGCAGAATCCCTTGTTCTGGATTCAGAAAATCTTTCAGCTTTTTCCAGACTGCAGGAAGTTTTCCGAAGCGATTCCCTACAAATTGCAAGCTTTACCATTACAGAGAAAGGTTATCAGCTTTGTCAGCCGAATGGTTCTTATCGCAAAGACGTAATGGCAGACATCATATCCGGTCCCGACCATACAATCAGCTATATGGGAAAAGTTGTTTCCCTACTCCATACCCGTTATCTTGCCGGTAAAAAACCGATTGCGCTTGTCAGTATGGACAACTGCTCTCACAACGGCAGTAAGCTTTTTGACGCTGTTTTCACTTATGCCAGCGAATGGCTTAAACGCGGTCTCGTGGATTCCGGATTTGTAACATATATCAAAAATCCGGATTCTGTTTCATTTCCATGGACAATGATCGATAAAATTACTCCAAGACCGGATTCATCTATAGAAGCTATGCTGCAGACCGATGGAATTACAGATTCTCATGCAATAATTACAGGTAAAAATACTTATATTGCCCCTTATGTCAATGCAGAAGAATGTGAATATCTGGTCATTGAAGATCATTTCCCAAACAAAAGGCCACCACTTGAACAGGGCGGTTTCCTTTTCACCGATCGAGAGACTGTTGACAAAGTGGAGAAAATGAAAGTCTGCACCTGCTTAAATCCGCTTCATACAGCCCTTGCCATCTTTGGCTGTCTGCTGGACTATCATCTGATTTCAGAAGAACTAAATAATGAAACATTGCGAAAGCTTATTGAAGGAATTGGTTATCGAGAAGGTCTTCCTGTTGTAGTAAACCCCGGAATCATTTCTCCAAAAGACTTCCTTGATACTGTTCTAAACGTAAGACTTCCAAATCCATTTATGCCGGATACCCCGCAACGCATTGCAACGGATACTTCACAAAAACTTGCAATCCGTTTCGGTGAGACAATTAAAGCATATGAAGCATCCAAAGAGCTTCACACGTATGACCTTACACTTATTCCGCTGGTATTTGCCGGATGGCTCCGATATCTGATGGGAATTGATGACAACGGAAACCCATTCACGTTGAGTCCGGATCCAATGCTTTCTCTGGTTCAGCCATACTTTTCCGATATTCACCTCGGCGATATCATTGATGTGGAAACCCTGCTTGCTCCGCTGCTTTCCAATGCAACTATATGGGGAGTAAACCTTTATCATGTCGGTCTTGCCGATACTGTCTGCACTTTCTTCTCTGAAATGATCAAAAGTCCCGGTGCAGTTCTTAATACATTAAAAAAATATATATAG
- a CDS encoding IS5-like element ISRin1 family transposase, translated as MYIPEKRKNRQITLFDFNQSCGMELDPINEWIKLAHAIPWSKMEAKYVAMFPSKTGRPATPFRMALGVLIIQKRKKLSDRDVIKEIQENPYLQYFLGMEKFSHQAPIKPSVIVSFRKRLTADYLMEVNEYILEISGVTKEHEPKNESKNAKAANTRSDDIENLGTAILDATCSPSNIRYPQDFSLLNEAREKLEDMIDYFHKNYHPWDKPRTYRRIARKEYLALAKSKKRTEKKIRATIRKQLGYVKRDLEYLEDYMEAGYALPSKHIDYYLTIQKLYEQQKYMYENKTHSVEDRIVSISQPYLRPIVRGKAKSPVEFGAKYDVSIDEKGHARLEKLSFDAYNENTIFVDAMNRYKERTGHYPKRVLVDQIYRTRDNRNFCKDHNITMSGPKLGRPSKDKKSTKEEYQDNTDRIEVERFFSTEKRCNGAGLIMTKLEETTLSSIAMSVLVTNLFAVDLTGIFLLFFSDNISSEKTEHYIIIDDVV; from the coding sequence ATGTATATTCCTGAAAAACGTAAAAATCGTCAAATTACACTGTTCGACTTCAACCAGTCATGTGGCATGGAGCTCGATCCTATTAATGAGTGGATCAAGCTGGCTCATGCCATTCCATGGAGCAAAATGGAAGCAAAATATGTGGCAATGTTCCCTTCCAAGACAGGTCGTCCGGCGACTCCGTTTAGAATGGCTCTTGGTGTATTGATCATTCAGAAGCGCAAGAAACTTTCTGACAGAGATGTCATAAAAGAGATTCAGGAAAACCCATATCTGCAGTACTTCCTTGGAATGGAGAAATTCAGTCATCAAGCACCAATAAAGCCTTCTGTCATTGTCAGTTTTCGCAAGCGTCTGACTGCTGACTACCTGATGGAAGTAAACGAGTACATCCTTGAAATCAGTGGCGTTACAAAAGAGCATGAACCCAAGAACGAAAGCAAAAATGCAAAGGCTGCCAATACACGCTCAGATGACATTGAAAATCTTGGGACAGCGATTCTTGATGCCACCTGCTCTCCATCCAACATAAGATATCCACAAGATTTTTCTCTTCTCAATGAAGCACGTGAGAAGCTTGAGGATATGATTGACTATTTTCACAAGAACTATCATCCATGGGATAAGCCCCGCACCTACCGCAGGATAGCCAGAAAAGAGTATCTTGCACTTGCAAAGTCCAAAAAGCGTACAGAAAAGAAAATACGTGCAACAATCAGGAAGCAGCTTGGCTATGTCAAGCGTGATTTAGAGTACCTGGAAGACTATATGGAAGCGGGCTATGCGCTGCCTTCAAAGCACATAGACTACTACCTTACCATCCAGAAGCTCTACGAACAGCAGAAATACATGTATGAGAATAAAACCCATAGTGTGGAGGATCGTATTGTCAGCATCAGCCAGCCCTATCTGCGTCCGATTGTCCGGGGAAAAGCCAAGTCACCAGTGGAATTTGGCGCAAAATATGATGTCAGCATAGATGAAAAAGGACATGCAAGACTGGAAAAGCTGTCCTTTGATGCATACAATGAGAATACCATTTTTGTAGATGCCATGAACCGTTATAAGGAGCGTACAGGGCATTATCCCAAACGTGTTCTGGTAGATCAGATCTATAGAACACGCGACAACCGTAATTTCTGCAAAGACCATAACATTACAATGTCTGGTCCGAAGCTTGGACGTCCTTCAAAGGATAAGAAAAGTACCAAAGAGGAATACCAGGATAACACTGACAGAATAGAAGTTGAAAGATTTTTCAGCACTGAAAAACGCTGCAATGGAGCAGGTCTTATCATGACAAAACTTGAGGAGACCACGCTGTCCTCTATTGCAATGTCAGTACTGGTAACGAATCTCTTTGCTGTAGATCTTACCGGTATTTTTTTGCTCTTTTTTTCAGACAACATATCAAGCGAAAAAACAGAGCATTATATCATTATAGATGATGTTGTTTAA